Proteins encoded by one window of Bacillus rossius redtenbacheri isolate Brsri chromosome 14, Brsri_v3, whole genome shotgun sequence:
- the LOC134538716 gene encoding basic salivary proline-rich protein 1 — translation MSVAFVQRGRPPPNPAQIQKMLDENCHLIQTIQEYQNKGKVQECMQYQQMLHRNLVYLASIADANQNIQQLLPPPGMHIPAGPGQGGPPGSGPPPGGEMPPSSQGPVGSYSQQQAGYRGQMMPGQQSMPQRPMNSSGPQQYRGGPQNYSPQPSQQGYPGQYANQNQPSGQTYIPPVQGQSQQSNASQQPGGYPSTNQASNYGGPPSSQPQGYGGPPPSQAGYGPPPTTSSGPVYGGPSPAQQSPGYGGGGPGGPAQQPGGYGPQSPAQSSGYPPPSAQGGYGGQPGYGSAGSQTSYGSVVQSGTQTGQPGGYGGGYQPQQAGGYGGGPGQQGGYVPPTCQAQPPQPSSQQPTGGYAGQPSPGPAGYGTPSAPSQGAPQSSYAQTSGPITMAPSASTQTYPQGPGGNPPSQSYPPSTQAGPTYASSQQQQQQQQQQQQQSQQAPPPSSQTQAPPQSQPQPPTQNHQSHPQHSPQPQSQPPQPSQQQGPSPAPGQTGFQPPQPSPQGPQPGGYGLPPQSHPATTQTYVPPPQGQPQNYSTQHAYPGHPQQGYGPPPGQGGYPQYPRPSQGQYGGYDQGRFPGYQPPPQ, via the exons ATGCTGGATGAAAACTGCCATCTCATCCAAACAATACAAGAATACCAAAATAAAGGAAAGGTCCAAGAATGCATGCA gtACCAGCAAATGCTGCACAGGAACTTAGTCTATCTTGCGTCGATCGCAGACGCAAATCAGAACATCCAGCAGTTGCTACCG CCCCCGGGAATGCACATCCCCGCCGGGCCGGGGCAAGGGGGCCCGCCGGGGTCCGGGCCGCCGCCGGGCGGCGAGATGCCCCCCAGCTCCCAGGGTCCCGTGGGCAGCTACAGCCAGCAGCAGGCTGGCTACAGGGGCCAGATGATGCCGGGGCAGCAGAGCATGCCACAGC GTCCCATGAACAGCAGCGGGCCACAGCAGTACAGAGGCGGGCCGCAGAACTACTCCCCTCAGCCGTCACAGCAAGGGTACCCGGGGCAGTATGCCAACCAGAACCAGCCGTCCGGACAG ACCTACATTCCTCCTGTGCAAGGCCAGAGCCAGCAGTCAAACGCGTCTCAGCAGCCCGGAGGCTATCCGAGCACAAACCAGGCCTCGAACTACGGCGGGCCTCCTTCGAGCCAGCCCCAGGGGTACGGTGGCCCGCCACCGTCACAGGCCGGGTACGGTCCTCCCCCCACGACCAGCAGTGGCCCGGTGTACGGAGGTCCCTCCCCCGCACAGCAGTCACCCGGGTACGGTGGTGGGGGCCCCGGGGGTCCCGCGCAACAGCCCGGGGGCTACGGACCACAGTCGCCGGCCCAGTCGTCCGGCTACCCGCCGCCCAGCGCCCAGGGCGGCTACGGGGGCCAGCCCGGCTACGGCAGCGCGGGCTCCCAGACGAGCTACGGTTCCGTGGTGCAGAGCGGCACCCAGACGGGCCAGCCCGGCGGCTACGGAGGTGGCTACCAGCCCCAGCAGGCGGGCGGGTACGGGGGCGGACCGGGACAACAAGGAGGCTACGTGCCCCCCACCTGCCAGGCCCAACCTCCCCAGCCCTCTTCCCAGCAGCCTACAGGGGGGTATGCCGGCCAGCCGAGCCCAGGGCCCGCCGGATACGGGACGCCCTCTGCTCCCTCGCAGGGTGCACCGCAGAGCTCGTACGCCCAGACGTCCGGCCCTATCACCATGGCTCCTTCTGCCTCGACACAGACGTACCCTCAAGGGCCGGGGGGTAACCCACCTTCTCAGAGCTACCCGCCATCCACGCAGGCTGGGCCCACGTATGCCTCGAGCCAACAGCagcaacaacagcagcagcagcagcagcaacagtcGCAACAGGCACCACCTCCTTCCTCCCAGACGCAGGCACCGCCCCAGTCTCAACCACAACCGCCTACACAGAACCACCAGAGCCACCCGCAGCACTCCCCTCAGCCTCAGTCGCAGCCGCCGCAGCCGTCCCAGCAGCAGGGCCCATCGCCGGCGCCCGGGCAGACGGGCTTCCAGCCGCCCCAGCCATCCCCGCAGGGCCCCCAGCCCGGCGGCTACGGTCTGCCCCCTCAGTCGCACCCGGCCACCACCCAGACCTACGTCCCTCCCCCGCAGGGCCAGCCCCAGAACTACAGCACCCAGCACGCCTACCCGGGCCACCCCCAGCAGGGGTACGGGCCTCCGCCCGGCCAGGGGGGCTACCCGCAGTACCCGCGCCCGTCCCAGGGCCAGTACGGCGGCTACGACCAGGGCAGGTTCCCGGGCTACCAGCCCCCTCCTCAGTAG